The following coding sequences are from one Dreissena polymorpha isolate Duluth1 chromosome 8, UMN_Dpol_1.0, whole genome shotgun sequence window:
- the LOC127842619 gene encoding protein mono-ADP-ribosyltransferase PARP14-like, with product MEKVTVSKSTVEKLKTLPGGIQSVVEKLKKDGIQVKFDGSETSSLEIEAEQDIAQIIVENLAAMSDKKGQTSNKSVTKGKFFWSLKGQHSTVFHYLFLEEKNSMEKLASITVETEDGNEVTRISFPLSHYKDMKTAINKIEAALSESVNREITVVKKFVQKAKAFVKIKYATFIAFFDNDKLRILSRSENGCKEGQRAWEAYSKGESIKQYELNENSKHSSSPEAHSHKDLNDNEKEGIAEKATKLDNADKTKEKSIETEGQHLTLPSAPPADASFGQSKIPRTQGFTKGKGDDAKYCFIMGKLTVYVYKKSITELVGIDVIVNAANEHLAHGGGVAFYIAKAAGKKINDECQRFIANNKKVNVTENFVSGAGDLKYKAIIHAVGPQWYDYDDRRDHCTRDLHNTVVNALEVAERKGWARIALPAISSALFGVPKILCAQMYIKALETFASRDDLQHLKEIHFVDLNDEILQMVKEAHQVWVDDPSKLDFQNANQYVAAPPVASKSILKKTASSTSKGGPASNPAVIKIIKETATKMKKKKMICSLPRDVLLFVYEGSVLDMEAQYDAITCPCEGVLSDLIANEVGTAYYEKQLEAFRDRDEGALFSIKGKGDKLSNTRIVHIVHRRSHFDDSEQSLKSLSWRTETMLNFLNNKYRCPTLPCLLPGKIQDLRKPAKNFVQEILDFCVTNDDVNIKEIHVVDTNPTLVQAITSEIRSICTSPNAQNDGWTKHTSLEFIDAKAAVKFDAKVAASTSTTESECPICSETVRDFVTLPCNHQLCKKCTDYVKKVKPQCPFCSKTFGTVTGNQPPADMYFRSSPYFLPGYDECTTIEIMYDVPAGKQTPEHPRPGRSYDAVRRLAFLPDNEEGRRVLHLLRRAFDQRLIFTIGESRTSGMEGVVTWNDIHHKTRRYGGPEGFGYPDPTYLQRVQEELSAKGVTE from the exons ATGGAGAAAGTGACTGTCTCTAAATCGACAGTTGAGAAGTTAAAGACCCTTCCAGGTGGGATACAGTCAGTGGTAGAAAAACTAAAAAAGGATGGGATTCAGGTTAAATTTGATGGATCTGAAACATCGTCACTGGAGATAGAAGCCGAACAAGATATTGCACAAATCATAGTGGAAAATCTGGCAGCAATGAGTGATAAAAAAGGCCAGACTTCAAACAAAAGTGTCACAAAAGGAAAGTTTTTCTGGTCATTGAAAGGTCAACATTCTACAGTTTTCCACTATCTGTTTTTGGAAGAGAAAAATTCAATGGAAAAGCTTGCGTCCATAACGGTCGAAACAGAAGATGGCAATGAAGTAACGAGGATATCGTTTCCATTGAGTCATTACAAAGACATGAAAACTGCGATCAATAAAATTGAGGCAGCGTTATCCGAATCGGTTAACCGGGAGATAACTGTTGTTAAGAAATTTGTACAGAAAGCCAAGGCATTTGTAAAGATCAAATATgccacatttattgcattttttgatAATGACAAACTACGGATATTAAGTCGTTCGGAAAATGGGTGCAAAGAAGGACAACGAGCTTGGGAAGCTTATTCAAAAGGcgaatcaataaaacaatatgaattaaatgaaaacagTAAACACTCTTCTTCACCAGAGGCACATTCCCACAAAGATCTCAATGATAATGAAAAAGAGGGTATTGCCGAAAAAGCTACCAAATTGGACAATGCagataaaacaaaagaaaaaagtaTCGAAACCGAAGGTCAACATTTAACTCTACCAAGTGCTCCACCAGCTGATGCGTCTTTTGGACAATCTAAAATACCTCGCACGCAGGGCTTTACCAAAGGGAAAGGAGATGatgcaaaatattgtttcataatggGAAAACTGACGGTCTACGTTTACAAGAAGTCTATCACGGAACTGGTTGGAATTGATGTTATCGTAAATGCTGCAAACGAACATCTAGCTCACGGTGGTGGTGTTGCCTTTTATATAGCAAAGGCGGCTGGTAAAAAGATAAATGACGAATGTCAACGCTTTATTGCGAATAATAAGAAAGTTAATGTTACCGAGAACTTTGTGTCTGGCGCTGGTGATCTGAAATACAAAGCAATCATCCATGCAGTTGGCCCACAATGGTACGATTATGATGATAGACGCGATCACTGCACCAGGGATTTACACAATACCGTGGTCAACGCTCTGGAAGTCGCTGAACGTAAAGGCTGGGCCAGAATTGCATTACCGGCTATAAGTTCAG CTCTTTTTGGTGTTCCGAAAATATTGTGTGCGCAAATGTACATAAAAGCCTTAGAAACATTTGCAAGCCGTGACGATCTTCAGCAtcttaaagaaattcattttgTGGACTTGAATGATGAAATCTTACAAATGGTAAAAGAAGCACATCAGGTTTGGGTGGACGATCCGAGCAAACTGGATTTTCAAAACGCCAATCAATACGTCGCAGCACCTCCAGTCGCAAGTAAAAGTATCCTGAAAAAGACGGCTTCCTCGACCTCTAAAGGCGGTCCAGCAAGTAACCCAgcagttattaaaattattaaagaaacAGCCACAAAgatgaaaaagaagaaaatgatTTGTTCGTTGCCGAGAGACGTTTTATTGTTCGTGTATGAGGGCTCTGTGCTGGATATGGAGGCACAGTATGATGCGATAACCTGTCCGTGCGAAGGGGTCCTGTCGGACCTGATAGCGAACGAGGTCGGAACGGCTTACTACGAAAAGCAGCTTGAGGCCTTTAG GGATAGAGATGAAGGAGCATTATTTTCTATTAAAGGAAAAGGTGATAAATTGTCAAATACGAGGATAGTTCACATTGTTCACAGGAGAAGTCACTTTGATGATTCAGAGCAATCATTAAAAAGTCTGTCATGGCGTACAGAGACGATGTTgaactttttaaataataaatacagatgccCGACGCTTCCATGCCTGTTGCCAG GTAAAATCCAAGACTTGAGAAAACCGGCAAAGAATTTCGTTCAAGAAATACTTGACTTTTGCGTGACAAATGATGACGTAAACATTAAGGAAATCCACGTGGTTGATACAAACCCGACCTTAGTCCAAGCAATTACGAGTGAAATTCGTTCTATCTGCACTA GCCCTAACGCACAAAATGACGGTTGGACAAAACACACATCATTAGAATTTATTGACGCAAAAGCAGCGGTTAAATTTGACGCAAAAGTCGCAGCGTCTACATCTACCACGGAGTCAGAGTGTCCAATTTGCTCAGAGACTGTGCGAGACTTTGTAACCCTTCCATGTAACCATCAGCTTTGCAAGAAGTGCACAGACTATGTCAAGAAGGTGAAGCCGCAATGTCCATTTTGTAGCAAAACCTTTGGCACAGTTACCGGAAATCAGCCCCCAGCAGATATGTACTTCCGCTCTAGCCCATATTTCTTACCTGGCTATGACGAATGTACTACGATAGAAATCATGTACGACGTTCCAGCCGGGAAACAAACC CCGGAGCATCCCCGACCTGGCAGATCGTACGATGCCGTGAGGAGATTAGCTTTCCTGCCAGATAACGAGGAAGGCAGGCGCGTGCTTCACTTGCTGAGGAGAGCGTTCGATCAGCGTCTGATCTTCACCATTGGCGAATCGAGGACGAGCGGAATGGAAGGCGTAGTCACGTGGAATGACATTCACCACAAGACCCGACGTTACGGCGGACCAGAGGG ATTTGGCTACCCGGACCCTACGTATCTGCAACGTGTGCAAGAGGAGTTGTCTGCCAAAGGGGTTACTGAATGA